The Flavobacterium sp. CBA20B-1 genome includes the window TGAAGTATTCTAAGATTGATAAACCTTCTTTAAAGTTCGAAAGAATCGGGTTTTCGATGATGTCTCCACCAGAAGCTGTCGATTTTTTAGGTTTTGCCATCAATCCACGCATACCGGTTAACTGACGAATTTGCTCTTTTGATCCACGGGCTCCAGAATCAAGCATCATATATACTGAGTTGAATCCTTGTTGATCTTCGCGTATGTTTTTCATTGCCAATTCAGTTAACATGGCGTTGGTAGATGTCCAAACATCAATCACCTGATTGTAACGCTCGTTATTGGTAATAAGACCCATGTTATAGTTCATGGTGATTCCTTCTACTTGATTGTTGGCGTCATCAATCATTCCTTGTTTTTGATCTGGGATTTTGATATCACCTAAAGAGAATGATAAACCACCTCTAAATGCGTATCCGTAACCCATATCTTTCATATCGTCTAAGAATTTTGCAGTTGTTGGAACATCTGTTACTGCTAAAATCTTTCCGATAATATCTCTTAAAGATTTTTTGGTTAATACCTCATTGATATAACCCGCAGCTTCTGGAACTACCTCGTTAAACAAGATACGACCTGCCGATGTTTCGATAATTTGGTAAACCAATTCTCCTTCTGCATTAAAATCTTTTACACGTACTTTAACAGGTGCGTTCAAATCTAAACGTCCTTCGTTAATTGCAATATGCACTTCTTCTACTGAATAGAATGTTAAACCTTCTCCTTTCACAATATGCTCTGGAGTAGATCTACGGATTTTGGTCATGTAATAAAGACCCAAAACCATATCCTGAGAAGGTACTGTGATAGGTGCACCATTCGCCGGGTTTAAGATGTTGTGCGATGCCAACATTAACAACTGAGCTTCTAAAATAGCCTCTGGTCCTAATGGTAAATGCACCGCCATTTGATCCCCATCGAAATCGGCGTTGAATGCCGTACATACTAGCGGGTGCAAACGAATTGCTTTTCCTTCGATTAATTTAGGCTGGAATGCCTGAATACCTAAACGGTGAAGCGTAGGAGCACGGTTTAACAATACCGGGTGTCCTTTGATTACGTTTTCTAAAATATCCCAAACTACTGGCTCTTTTTTATCGATGATCTTTTTCGCAGACTTTACCGTTTTTACAATCCCACGCTCAATTAATTTACGAATTACGAATGGTTTGTATAGTTCTGCAGCCATATCTTTTGGAAGACCACACTCATATAATTTTAATTCAGGACCAACAACAATTACCGAACGCGCCGAGTAATCAACACGTTTACCTAATAAGTTTTGACGGAAACGACCTTGTTTTCCTTTTAACGAATCAGATAATGATTTTAACGGACGTTGCGATTCTGTTTTTACTGCTGTTGCTTTACGTGTGTTATCGAACAATGAATCTACCGCTTCTTGTAACATACGCTTTTCGTTACGCAAGATTACTTCAGGCGCTTTGATTTCCATTAATCGTTTTAAACGATTGTTACGGATAATTACACGTCGGTATAAATCGTTCAAATCTGATGTTGCGAAACGACCTCCATCTAACGGCACTAACGGACGCAATTCTGGCGGAATCACCGGAACTACTTTCAAAATCATCCATTCTGGACGGTTTTCGCGGTTTTCGTTTGATTCGCGGAAAGCTTCAACAACTTGTAAACGTTTTAAAGCTTCTGTTTTACGTTGTTTAGATGTTTCATTGTTTGCAGCATGACGCAATTCATAAGACAAGGTGTCTAAATCGGTACGCTGTAATAAATCCATGATACATTCTGCACCCATTTTGGCGATGAATTTATTTGGATCTTGATCATCTAAATATTGATTTTCCATTGGAAGGGTATCCAAAATATCTAAATACTCATTCTCTGTAAGGAAATCTAAACGCTTTAGTTCTTCACCATCTGGGCGTTTTGCAACACCTGTTTGGATCACAACATATTTTTCATAATAGATAATTTCGTCTAACTTTTTAGATGGCAAACCTAAAATGTAACCAATTTTGTTTGGCAACGAACGGAAATACCAAATATGAGCGATAGGCACCACCAAGTTGATATGCCCTACTCTGTCGCGACGCACTTTCTTTTCTGTTACTTCAACCCCACAACGGTCGCAAACGATACCTTTGTAACGGATTCTTTTATATTTTCCACAAGCACATTCGTAATCTTTCACAGGTCCGAAGATACGCTCACAGAACAAACCATCGCGCTCTGGTTTGTGCGTACGATAGTTAATGGTTTCTGGTTTTAAAACCTCTCCTCTTGATTCTGCAAGAATTGACTCTGGCGATGCTAATCCGATCGAGATTTTGTTAAACCTTTTTACAGTATTTTTATCTTTACTGTTGTTTCTATTATTCATCATAGTTTTTACTATTGATTTATTTGCAATTAAAAATTGATTTTTATTTAAGTAGAACGTTTTAGGTATCAAGCTACAAATCTTTGTGAACTTTGAACTTTCTAACCATTCTATTTAAACACTACCTCGGATTACTTCTCTAAACTTCAGATGCTTATCGTGAAGTGCTAATTATAAAATATCTTTTATAAAAAATCGGAACGGTTTACGGGTATAAATCTTAAAAACTTATTAATAATCTATTTTAAGCTTCAGGTTTCAGTTTTGCAAGTTGCTTTCTGAAACCTGAAGCAAAAAATTATTCTTCTAATCTGATATCTAAACCAAGACCTTTCAATTCATGCATTAATACATTGAATGATTCTGGTAATCCTGGTTCTGGCATTGGTTCACCTTTCACGATTGCTTCGTATGTTTTAGCTCTACCGATAACATCATCCGATTTAACAGTCAAGATCTCGCGTAATGTTGAAGATGCACCATAAGCTTCAAGAGCCCAAACCTCCATCTCTCCAAAACGCTGACCACCAAATAACGCCTTACCTCCTAATGGCTGTTGCGTAATTAATGAATACGGCCCAATAGAACGTGCGTGCATTTTATCATCAACCATGTGGCCTAATTTCAACATGTAAATTACACCCACTGTTGCTTTTTGATCAAAACGTTCACCTGTTCCACCATCGTATAAATAGGTGTGTCCGAAACGTGGAACACCGGCTTCATCTGTCAACGCGTTAATTTCTTCTAATGAAGCTCCGTCGAAGATTGGTGTGGCATATTTTCTACCTAATTTCTTACCTGCCCATCCAAGAACGGTTTCGTAAATCTGACCAATGTTCATACGAGATGGTACCCCTAGTGGATTCAACACAATATCTACAGGTGTTCCGTCTTCTAAGAATGGCATGTCTTCATCGCGAACAATTTTTGCAACGATACCTTTGTTACCGTGACGACCTGCCATTTTATCACCAACACGTAATTTACGTTTTTTAGCGATATATACTTTAGCCAGCTTTAAGATACCCGATGGTAACTCGTCACCTACAGTAATCATGAATTTTTCACGACGCAATACTCCTTGAATATCATTCAATTTAATTTTATAGTTGTGAATTAAATCGGTGATCATTGCATTGGTTTGGTCGTCTGTTGTCCATTGTCCTTTTGTTAAATGAGTAAAATCTTCAACAGCGTGTAACATTTTTAAGGTGAATTTTTTACCTTTTGGCAATACTTCTTCCCCTAAATCGTTCATTACACCTTGCGATGTTTTTCCATTTACTAATTGGAACAATTTATCTACTAAACGCTCTTTCAACTCGTTGAATTTCACTTCAAACTGTGTATCTAACAAAGCAATATCTTCTTTGTCTTTAGAACGTTTGCGTTTATCTTTTACCGCACGGGCAAATAATTTTTTATCTAAAACCACTCCGCGTAATGATGGAGAAGCTTTTAATGATGCATCTTTCACATCACCTGCTTTATCGCCAAAGATTGCGCGTAATAATTTTTCTTCTGGTGTTGGATCTGACTCTCCTTTTGGTGTGATTTTACCAATTAAGATATCGCCAGGTTTTACTTCTGCACCAATACGGATCATTCCGTTTTCATCCAAATCTTTAGTAGCTTCTTCAGAAACGTTTGGAATATCGTTCGTTAATTCTTCTGAACCTAACTTGGTATCACGAACTTCTAACGTGTAATCATCGATATGGATTGATGTAAAAATATCGTCGCGTACCACACGCTCAGAAATCACAATTGCATCCTCGAAGTTGTATCCTTTCCAAGGCATGAACGCTACTTGTAAGTTACGTCCTAAAGCCAATTCCCCGTTTTGGGTAGCATATCCTTCACATAAAACTTGTCCTTTGGTAACACGGTCGCCTGTACGAACAATTGGTTTTAAGTTGATAGATGTACTTTGGTTGGTTTTGCGGAACTTGATCAGGTTGTATGTTTTTTCGTCTGTATCAAAACTCACCAAACGTTCTTCATCGGTACGATCATATTTAATGGTGATTTTTTGAGCATCAACATATACAACTTCTCCTTCACCTTCTGCATTAATCAACACACGCGAATCGGTAGCAACTTGTTTTTCTAATCCGGTACCAACAATTGGCGATTCCGGACGCAATAAAGGTACTGCCTGACGCATCATGTTTGATCCCATCAATGCACGGTTCGCATCATCGTGCTCTAAGAACGGAATTAAAGATGCAGAGATAGATGCAATTTGGTTCGGTGCAACGTCGGCATAGTTTAACTCTTTTGGCTCAACTACTGGGAAATCGGCATCTTGTTTTGCAACTACTCTTTCGTCTTCAATGGTTCCATCTTTGGCAACATTGACAGTTGCTTGTGCAATTAATTTTTCTTCTTCTTCTTCTGCCGATAAATAAATTGGATCTTCATTTACTTGCAACACACCGTTTTCTACTCTGCGGTATGGTGTTTCGATAAAGCCCATATTGTTTACTTTCGCATAAACAGCCAATGAAGATATCAAACCAATGTTTGGACCCTCTGGTGTTTCAATCGGACATAAACGACCATAGTGCGTATAGTGAACGTCACGAACCTCGAAACCTGCTCTTTCACGAGAAAGACCACCTGGTCCTAAGGCTGATAAACGACGTTTGTGCGTAATCTCTGCTAATGGATTGGTTTGATCCATAAACTGAGACAACTGATTGGTTCCGAAGAATGAATTAATCACCGATGACAATGTTTTTGCATTGATCAAATCGATTGGGGTAAACACTTCGTTATCACGAACATTCATACGCTCGCGAATGGTACGTGCCATACGAGCCAAACCAACACCAAACTGTGCTGATAACTGCTCACCTACTGTACGCACACGACGGTTAGACAAGTGGTCAATATCATCGATCTCTGCTTTTGAGTTGATCAATTCAATTAGATATTTAACAATAGTGATGATATCCTCTTTTGTTAAAACTTGCTTGTCTATAGGTGTGTCTAAACCTAATTTTTTATTCATTCTATAACGACCCACATCACCTAAATTGTAACGTTGGTCAGAGAAGAATAATTTATCTATAATACCTCTTGCGGTTTCTTCATCCGGAGGTAATGCGTTTCTTAATTGACGGTATATATATTCAACAGCTTCTTTTTCAGAGTTGGTTGGGTCTTTTTGAAGCGTATTGTGAATAATGGTATAATCGGCAAGATTACTATCTTCTTTGTGTAAAAGAATTGTTTTAACATCTGCCTCTATAATTTCTTCAACATTGTCTTTATCTAAAACAATGTCACGGTCTAAAATAATTTCGGTACGCGGAATCGTTACAACCTCACCTGTATCTTCATCAACGAAATCTTCGTGCCATACATTTAACACACGAGCAGCTAAGCGGCGGCCAATGTATTTTTTTAGTCCTGTTTTTGATACTTTAACTTCTTCTGCAAGGTCAAAAATCTCTAAGATATCTTTATCTCTTTCAAAACCAATTGCGCGGAATAATGTTGTAACAGGTAATTTTTTCTTACGGTCGATATATGCATACATTACACTGTTGATGTCTGTAGCAAATTCAATCCAAGAACCTTTGAATGGAATGATACGAGCAGAATACAATTTGGTACCGTTTGCGTGGAACGATTGTCCGAAGAAAACCCCCGGCGAACGGTGTAATTGTGAAACAACCACACGCTCTGCACCATTAATAACGAAAGTTCCGCTTGGTGTCATGTACGGAATAGTTCCCAAATATACATCTTGAACGATTGTTTCAAAATCTTCGTGTTCGGGATCGGTACAATACAATTTTAAACGCGCTTTTAAAGGCACGCTGTACGTTAAACCTCTGTCAATACATTCTTCAATGGAATAACGTGGTGGATCTACGAAATAGTCTAAAAATTCCAAAACGAATTGGTTACGGGTATCCGTAATTGGGAAATTTTCCATAAAGGTTTTGTATAAACCTTCGTTACCTCTTTCATCAGATTTGGTTTCTAATTGAAAAAAATCTTTAAACGATTTTACCTGAATATCCAAGAAATCTGGATAAGAAGGAATATTTTTCGTAGAGGCAAAATTTAACCTTTCAGTATGATTTGTAATCATTAATGAACAAAATTTTGGTTTAAAAAAGTAATTCTTTTGTGTGTAAAACACATTTATTTATCTACTTCCTAGGGTAATTAACCAACACATCTTAAAAACAAATCAGGAAAGCTATTTGCTTTTTTCTTCGTTATTGATTATTTTTTATATGCAAAATGGTTTAGGCCATTGGAACAATTTCCAAGGCCTAAACCGTAAAATTTTATATGTGTGAGATTATTTTAACTCAACAACAGCACCAGCTTCTTCTAATGCTTTTTTCAATCCTTCTGCTTCGTCTTTAGAAACACCTTCTTTAACGTTTGCAGGAGTACCGTCTACTAAATCTTTAGCTTCTTTTAATCCTAAACCTGTTAATTCTTTAACAGCTTTAACTACAGCTAATTTAGAAGCACCAGCCTCTTTCAATACTACTGTGAATTCTGTTTGCTCTTCAGCACCAGCACCAGCATCACCACCACCAGCAACAACTACTGCTGCAGCAGCTGGTTCAATACCATACTCATCTTTTAATATAGTTGCTAATTCGTTAACTTCTTTAACTGTTAAGTTAACCAATTGTTCTGCGAATTGTTTCAAATCTGCCATTTTTCTATCTTTTTAATTTGAATTTGTAATAATATAATTTATTTGTGTGCGTTCTCTTTTGAACATTAAAAACGATGGTAGCTTGCGCCTATTCTTCGTCTTTGTTTTGATTTGTAAGAGCAGAAATAACTCTTTGAGCAGGCGATTGTAACAATCCAATGATTTCTCCAATCATCTCTTCTCTAGACTTAATAGCTACTAATGATTCTAATTGGTTGTCGCCAATATAAACTTCTTCATTAATATAAGCTCCTTTTAAGATGGGTTTATCTCCCTTTTTGCGGAATTCTTTAATGATTTTTGCTGGGCCGTTTGCAGCTTCGCCAATCATTATAGCGCTATTTCCTTTTAAAATAGAAGGTAGATCACCATACTCGTTTTCTGATGTTTCCATTGCTTTAGCAAGCAATGTGTTCTTTACTACTTCTAATTTGATACCTGCTTTGAAACAAGCTCTACGTAGATCTGAAGTAGTAGATGCATTTAATCCAGAAATATCTGCAACATAAATAACTTTAGTGTCAGCTAACTGTGCAGTTAAATCTTGAATCGCAATTGATTTGTCTTCTCTAGTCATACTAAATAATTTTAACTACCAATTAAACTGCTTTTGGATCTAAAGCAATCGCAGGACTCATTGTACTTGATATATGAATAGACTTGATATAAGTACCTTTTGCTGCAGTTGGTTTTAATTTAATTAATGTTTGAATGATTTCAGCAGCGTTCTCTGTGATTTGGTCAGCACCGAAAGATACTTTACCGATACCTGCATGAACGATACCTGTTTTATCAACTTTGAAATCGATTTTACCAGCTTTAACTTCTTGTACAGCTTTAGCAACATCCATTGTTACTGTACCTGTTTTTGGGTTAGGCATTAATCCGCGTGGTCCTAAAACACGACCCAACGGTCCTAATTTACCCATTACTGCAGGCATTGTGATGATTACATCGATATCTGTCCAACCATCTTTAATTTTTTGTAGATAGTCGTCTAAACCAACGTGATCTGCACCAGCTGCTTTAGCTTCTGCTTCTTTGTCTGGAGTAACTAATGCTAGCACTCTTACATCTTTACCTGTACCGTGTGGTAATGTTACAACCCCACGTACCATTTGATTTGCTTTACGAGGATCTACTCCTAAACGTACTGCAATATCAACAGACTCATCAAATTTTGCAGAAGCAACTTCTTTAATTAATGCAGATGCATCTTTTAAAGAGTATAATTTGTTCTTCTCAATTTTTGCTGCAGCCTCTTTTTGCTTTTTTGTTAATTTTGCCATTTCTTCTTTTCTTTAAGATTAAAAAGGAGCGTTTCCTGTTACCGTGATTCCCATAGAACGTGCAGTTCCAGCAACCATAGACATTGCTTTCTCGATTGTGAATGCATTCAAATCGGCCATTTTGTCTTCAGCGATTGCTTTTACTTGATCCCATGTTATAGATGCTACTTTTTTACGGTTTGGTTGCCCAGAACCTGATTTTAATTTAGCAGCTTCTAATAATTGAACAGCAGCAGGTGGCGTTTTAACAACAAAGTCAAAAGATTTGTCTTTGTAAACTGTAATTTGTACTGGTAATACTTTTCCTGGTTTATCCTGTGTTCTTGCATTGAATTGCTTACAGAATTCCATGATGTTAACTCCAGCAGCCCCCAAAGCAGGTCCAACCGGTGGCGAAGGATTCGCAGCACCTCCCTTAACTTGTAGTTTAACTACTTTACTAATTTCTTTTGCCATTTTTAAAAAAATTTAGCACATCTTTCAATTGGAAGCGATTGATGTGTATGTAACAATTATATTTTTTCTACTTGTGTGAAGCTTAATTCTAAAGGTGTTTTTCTTCCGAAAATTTTCACCATTACTTCAAGCTTGCGTTTGTCTTCGTTCACTTTTTCTATGGTTCCGTTGAAACCATTAAAAGGACCATCGACAACTTTTACTGTTTCTCCTATTTCATAAGGAATTAATCCGCTATCTACAGAAACAGCTAATTCATCTACTTTTCCTAGCATGCGGTTTACTTCGCTTTGTCTTAAAGGCA containing:
- the rplA gene encoding 50S ribosomal protein L1, translating into MAKLTKKQKEAAAKIEKNKLYSLKDASALIKEVASAKFDESVDIAVRLGVDPRKANQMVRGVVTLPHGTGKDVRVLALVTPDKEAEAKAAGADHVGLDDYLQKIKDGWTDIDVIITMPAVMGKLGPLGRVLGPRGLMPNPKTGTVTMDVAKAVQEVKAGKIDFKVDKTGIVHAGIGKVSFGADQITENAAEIIQTLIKLKPTAAKGTYIKSIHISSTMSPAIALDPKAV
- the rplL gene encoding 50S ribosomal protein L7/L12 gives rise to the protein MADLKQFAEQLVNLTVKEVNELATILKDEYGIEPAAAAVVVAGGGDAGAGAEEQTEFTVVLKEAGASKLAVVKAVKELTGLGLKEAKDLVDGTPANVKEGVSKDEAEGLKKALEEAGAVVELK
- the rplK gene encoding 50S ribosomal protein L11, translating into MAKEISKVVKLQVKGGAANPSPPVGPALGAAGVNIMEFCKQFNARTQDKPGKVLPVQITVYKDKSFDFVVKTPPAAVQLLEAAKLKSGSGQPNRKKVASITWDQVKAIAEDKMADLNAFTIEKAMSMVAGTARSMGITVTGNAPF
- the rpoC gene encoding DNA-directed RNA polymerase subunit beta', encoding MMNNRNNSKDKNTVKRFNKISIGLASPESILAESRGEVLKPETINYRTHKPERDGLFCERIFGPVKDYECACGKYKRIRYKGIVCDRCGVEVTEKKVRRDRVGHINLVVPIAHIWYFRSLPNKIGYILGLPSKKLDEIIYYEKYVVIQTGVAKRPDGEELKRLDFLTENEYLDILDTLPMENQYLDDQDPNKFIAKMGAECIMDLLQRTDLDTLSYELRHAANNETSKQRKTEALKRLQVVEAFRESNENRENRPEWMILKVVPVIPPELRPLVPLDGGRFATSDLNDLYRRVIIRNNRLKRLMEIKAPEVILRNEKRMLQEAVDSLFDNTRKATAVKTESQRPLKSLSDSLKGKQGRFRQNLLGKRVDYSARSVIVVGPELKLYECGLPKDMAAELYKPFVIRKLIERGIVKTVKSAKKIIDKKEPVVWDILENVIKGHPVLLNRAPTLHRLGIQAFQPKLIEGKAIRLHPLVCTAFNADFDGDQMAVHLPLGPEAILEAQLLMLASHNILNPANGAPITVPSQDMVLGLYYMTKIRRSTPEHIVKGEGLTFYSVEEVHIAINEGRLDLNAPVKVRVKDFNAEGELVYQIIETSAGRILFNEVVPEAAGYINEVLTKKSLRDIIGKILAVTDVPTTAKFLDDMKDMGYGYAFRGGLSFSLGDIKIPDQKQGMIDDANNQVEGITMNYNMGLITNNERYNQVIDVWTSTNAMLTELAMKNIREDQQGFNSVYMMLDSGARGSKEQIRQLTGMRGLMAKPKKSTASGGDIIENPILSNFKEGLSILEYFISTHGARKGLADTALKTADAGYLTRRLHDVAQDVIVNSEDCGTLRGIEFEALKKNEEIVESLGERVLGRITIDDVINPLTNEVIVPAGEMINEAHVAKINASPLERLEVRSALTCEADHGICVKCYGRNLASNRMAQLGEAVGVIAAQSIGEPGTQLTLRTFHVGGTAGNISEVSTITTKFKGRLEIEDLKVVKGEDADGKEIDIVISRSTELKLVDLNTGIVLNTHYIPYGSTIYVKDKQVVEEGTVICKWDPYNGVIISEFTGKVAYEDIEQNQTFMVEIDEQTGFQEKVITESRNKKLVPTLLIYNKEGELIRSYNLPVGAHLMVNDGEKIKAGKVLVKIPRKSSKTGDITGGLPRITELLEARNPSNPAVVAEIDGVVSFGKIKRGNREIIVTPKTGEDDQRKYLVKLSNQILVQENDFVKAGTSLSDGAITPDDILRIQGPSAVQQYLVNEIQEVYRLQGVKISDKHFEVVIRQMMRKVQIQDSGDTLFLEEQLIHKDDFIRENDRLFGMKVVEDAGDSSTLKEGQIISVRELRDENSILRREDKNLVVARDVIPATATPVLQGITRASLQTKSFISAASFQETTKVLNEAAVAGKIDNLSGLKENVIVGHRIPAGTGMRKYDAIVVGSKESKQEIDLNF
- the rpoB gene encoding DNA-directed RNA polymerase subunit beta, coding for MITNHTERLNFASTKNIPSYPDFLDIQVKSFKDFFQLETKSDERGNEGLYKTFMENFPITDTRNQFVLEFLDYFVDPPRYSIEECIDRGLTYSVPLKARLKLYCTDPEHEDFETIVQDVYLGTIPYMTPSGTFVINGAERVVVSQLHRSPGVFFGQSFHANGTKLYSARIIPFKGSWIEFATDINSVMYAYIDRKKKLPVTTLFRAIGFERDKDILEIFDLAEEVKVSKTGLKKYIGRRLAARVLNVWHEDFVDEDTGEVVTIPRTEIILDRDIVLDKDNVEEIIEADVKTILLHKEDSNLADYTIIHNTLQKDPTNSEKEAVEYIYRQLRNALPPDEETARGIIDKLFFSDQRYNLGDVGRYRMNKKLGLDTPIDKQVLTKEDIITIVKYLIELINSKAEIDDIDHLSNRRVRTVGEQLSAQFGVGLARMARTIRERMNVRDNEVFTPIDLINAKTLSSVINSFFGTNQLSQFMDQTNPLAEITHKRRLSALGPGGLSRERAGFEVRDVHYTHYGRLCPIETPEGPNIGLISSLAVYAKVNNMGFIETPYRRVENGVLQVNEDPIYLSAEEEEEKLIAQATVNVAKDGTIEDERVVAKQDADFPVVEPKELNYADVAPNQIASISASLIPFLEHDDANRALMGSNMMRQAVPLLRPESPIVGTGLEKQVATDSRVLINAEGEGEVVYVDAQKITIKYDRTDEERLVSFDTDEKTYNLIKFRKTNQSTSINLKPIVRTGDRVTKGQVLCEGYATQNGELALGRNLQVAFMPWKGYNFEDAIVISERVVRDDIFTSIHIDDYTLEVRDTKLGSEELTNDIPNVSEEATKDLDENGMIRIGAEVKPGDILIGKITPKGESDPTPEEKLLRAIFGDKAGDVKDASLKASPSLRGVVLDKKLFARAVKDKRKRSKDKEDIALLDTQFEVKFNELKERLVDKLFQLVNGKTSQGVMNDLGEEVLPKGKKFTLKMLHAVEDFTHLTKGQWTTDDQTNAMITDLIHNYKIKLNDIQGVLRREKFMITVGDELPSGILKLAKVYIAKKRKLRVGDKMAGRHGNKGIVAKIVRDEDMPFLEDGTPVDIVLNPLGVPSRMNIGQIYETVLGWAGKKLGRKYATPIFDGASLEEINALTDEAGVPRFGHTYLYDGGTGERFDQKATVGVIYMLKLGHMVDDKMHARSIGPYSLITQQPLGGKALFGGQRFGEMEVWALEAYGASSTLREILTVKSDDVIGRAKTYEAIVKGEPMPEPGLPESFNVLMHELKGLGLDIRLEE
- the rplJ gene encoding 50S ribosomal protein L10, which gives rise to MTREDKSIAIQDLTAQLADTKVIYVADISGLNASTTSDLRRACFKAGIKLEVVKNTLLAKAMETSENEYGDLPSILKGNSAIMIGEAANGPAKIIKEFRKKGDKPILKGAYINEEVYIGDNQLESLVAIKSREEMIGEIIGLLQSPAQRVISALTNQNKDEE